TCATAGGGCGTAGATAACACCCTAGCGCCACAGCGGGCCACGGAGGCTAGTCTAACCTAATCTGGGCTTTCTAGAATGAAATTGCGGATTTTCCGCTGATAAGAACCGCCCCGGCCAATCACAGCCGGCCTCAGGGATTGCTGGTGTTCCTGGTTCTCCCGATGTTTCCGCCAGCAAGTCGGGCAGAATAGGAATCGGGCTGCATCAGCCCAATTCCGACCCAGAACTTGACGGCCGAAACCGAACGGCGCACGCAAGTCCGAGTTTTATCCTTACGCTTCAGCTTGGATCTGGAGTCGCGTGCCTTCTCTACCGTATCTTGGCGCGGCTGCCCTCGCCGAGTTCCTCCATCGTCACTGTGACGGAAAAACGAGAATTTTATCCACGGTGGCATCCAGCACTCAGACTCAAAGCAGCCAGATTGCAGAGCTCTAGAATCTCCGCAAAGTAGAGGTGTTCGAGACTAGCTCTGTGGGGATATGCATCATACACTCCACGTGGATAAATCCCATCAGCTTGGTCACGCCGCCACTACGGAGCACCCTGCTTACGGAGTACTAGAGTACAGAGACTTATCAAGAGTAAAGCTCGCCTTGGGCGTTTTCCGAACTGCCCCCACGAACGTGCATGTCGTATCGGCGCTCACAGGGGTAGTGGTGGGGGAGCGCCCTCTAGTCTACTACTCCTCCGTACGCGAAGGCTGTTTGGTCCTGACCGCGACGGGCCCTCACTGGGAGATAGTATAAACTCAACAGGGAGGCCTGAGTACTATAGTTcgagaagaagttgaaatAAGATCGGACGTCGCGATAGGCTTCGACGATCCCTTGGCGTCAAACGAATCGATGTGTCATGGAAATTCCTCATTCGTAGACCAAGACTATATAGATAGCAATGGGTTTGCTGGAAGACCCTAGCCAAGAGTCTTGGACTAAGGGTAGTTTTGAGTATACGGAACGCCATTTGGCTTGACGGTTTGTATAACCAAGCGTACATAGTGACAAGTAGCACTCTATATCTTTCGTACCAGGAAATGCAGCTTAACTACAAGTCGATACGTTCaagatatataaaggatatatgggggtcaaatttgcggcGTTATTTGAGGGATGTACGTCAAGAGACGCCAAAAGGGCGGATTCCGTTGATGTACTTGATTTAGAAAATGCATGGAACGATCAGGACGTCGCATGGTTCGGAGGTATGCTCAAACCGACCCTGCTGTCGGGCGTTTCATTGCTTATCCGTACTACCCTGCATGGGCTCAAAGAGCCCTGGAAGGGCCTCGACGCTGTTCTCATACTGCGGTGCTGCCGTTTATTATATGCTTGGCTGATTACTTTTACCCGTTCAGCAACGAAGAGGTCGCGTCGACCGCTCCTGACAATGTCGATATTGTAGTTTGAGTTCGACGTGCTCCTGATCAGGGCGTTTAAATCCAGCCTACCATGCAGCCTTTGGTCGGGTAAGTGGATTTAGGTCTTCCCTAAAAAGCGATGAGCTATTCTATGTATGAAGGTTCTCGAGGATAAGATCGCGGGCCGTGAGAATTGTCCCAGGTAGTCAACGAGCTCCCAGGCTTTTAGAGATGACAAGTAAACGAAATATGCGAGGCTCCAGATTGATGATATGGAAACTGAGGTGTCATCTGAACGAGAATCCGTATCCACAAATAGCAGACATTTCGAGTAAGGATCTCGCGGCCGTAGCGCGGCCGTAGCCCAACCCTACCGctgttgcaatgagcaagcAAAGAACTCGACAGTTTTCGGCAATCCAGGCATTACTTCAATGCGGTCCCTAGACCTACGGTATTATTGCATAGAGGCATGCGTGGGTCTGTCGATACATGTTGACAATATAAACTCTGCCGGTATGGGCATCATCTATATCAAGATGACTGTCATATCTGATTCCCACAGTACGGCAACAGCCATGAATAGTCCCTTCACTGTTACGTACCTTCTGCCTAGGCATAGACTGCTGGGTGAACCAGCAACATAAGGCCATACCTATCGTCTCCTCAATTCAACGTAATAGAGAAGGCAAAGTAAAATCCCTAAGTGATGAGGCTTCAGCGCCTCGAACCAAGGACCGCTGGGCAGATTGAGCTTGCCCGAGACAAGGATGGCAATCAGCACAGGTAGGCGTACTTAGACCATGCGGAAATCCTTACTAAACCAAACCGAAACGCCATTCGCATCTAGATCTCATTGTTGCTTCCTGAGACAAAGCCCAGCTCAGCCAGACTACAACAAGCGCAGCCATTGAAGCCGCGCTTCGGATCCAGCTTCAACCACCCACCATAGGAGCTGCCATAGTCTAAATGCAGGCATTTTATGCAGCAGACCTTGTGCTCGACGGCCGACAAAATTGTCCTAACGGCACCAGCGGCACCGGCATTGGAGCCATGCTGCGCGGTGGTGTCACAATCCCGGCCGCAGTAGTACTAGTACGCCCGCTAGAGGTCCTGGCCTGTACCGCTCATAGCTCTGAAGCTACCCTGCTTGGATGATTGTTTAATGTCGGATGCCATAGACTTGAGGTAAgtagagaaaagagaaatcCGTTCGTCGTTCCCAGCCTATTGCGGTTGTAATATTAAATCCACCCGCAGATCTTGATGGAGGTACATCACACTCCAGGCAATTAAGAAGACGGGTCATCTCAGACTCTCAAGTTCGCCTCTGAGGCTAGTGCCTCATTGATACCATGATGTTGCAGCTTGGACCATGGCAATCGGAGGGTTTGCCAGATAGCGGTGCAGGCCAAAGCGGCGGAATAGCCACCAATGACGAGCCGGCCCAGCTAGACTTATCCACATGCAAGATTGTATAGGCCATCCTTCAGGTACATTGGCGATCATATCTAAGCGAAGCTGCGAAAGTGACTAGTAGTCTAGATCGTGGCTTACCTAGGCCACTTTTAACGCACTCATGACGCTGAGCACTCCGCTTCTGGGGACAAGACAGAGAAAAGGTCGGTAGTAATGTGCGACAGGGAAATGATATGGCTTAGAGCATCTGTATTCGCACGTCCAGGGCCATTTGGTATCATAGCTAGTAAAGCTGAGTTACCCTATATTAGACTTCATTGACCAGAGGCACTCTTCCGACCAGTAAGAAAATAGAACCAACGAGGAAGCCTCCTTGCTGGCTCCAACATTCGTCATTATCAGGTAGCAGTATTCCACATGTACAAGCATCTTTTATGATATATTTACACATTCACGCTATATCCTACCCCAACTGCCCGCCGTCGCTGCAGCGATTGGTAGTACTTCCTCCCCTCGTCAACCCAAAACACCGTGCTGGCAATGCACACCAGCTTGAACAGGTGCGCTGCGTTTAGTGGTTCCGTTTGGAACACCCGCTGCAAGAACGGTAGGTAAATGACACAAGCCTGGCCGGCAAGCGAGCCCAGCACGGCATAGTTGAACATCTTGTTCCCAAAAAGAGAGATCTCGCCCCGAAGAACGGATTTGCCTTCGCTGCGACATGTCAATGCGTTGAACATGTCGAACAGGACGAAGCACGTGAATGTCATGGTGGTGTCGTGGGCCGTCACTACTCGGGAGCGCTTTCCCGTCAGtacgtcgtcatcatcgcccATCTCATAGATGTATATGGCCAAAGTGCCCATCATAATCATAAACGCTGAGGTGAGGACCCGTTGGATAAGCGGTTTCGTGAGCACTCGAGCGCTCTTGGGTCGGGGAGGCCGGCCCATGATCGAAGGGTCTACTGGCTCTACTCCGAGGGACTGCGCCGGCGGACCATCCATGAGGATATCTAGTCAAATATTAGCAAAAGAACACCGGCGCAGTTATAGGGCAGTCATACTAATCCACAGAATCTGCATCGCGTTTAGCGGGTTCTTGAATCCGAACATGGTGCTCAGCAAAACTAGACTCAGAGCGGCAACACTGGTACTGAGTTGGAACGTGATAAAGTTCTGGATGTTGTAGAAGATTCCTTTGCCCTGCTCGATGGCTCGCAGGATGGTCGAAAAATCGTCGTCCGTGAGAATCATGTCGGCTGCTTCTTTGGCAACGTCCGTGCCAAGCTTGCCCATTGCGATTCCAATGTCGGCCTTCTTCAATGCGGGTGCATCGTTCACGCCGTCTCCTGTCATCGCGACGACATCACCGCGGGACTGCAAGGCACGCACAATCTTCATTTTATGGTCGGGACTTGTGCGAGCAAATATCGAGACTGACGATAACGCCTGAGATAATTCAGATGTGCCCATGCGGTCAATTTCCTGCCCGCAGAGGACATTTCGTACTCCAGGAGTCTCCACGATAGGCATCCCGAGCTTCTTCGCAATGGCAACAGCCGTGGTTTCGGCATCGCCCGTAATCATGATAACCCGTACGCCGCCGGCCATCAGGCGGCGGATTGCCTTGTGCACGTCCTTGCGAGGAGGGTCGTTCATGCCTACCAACCCTGCAAAGACCAAGCCGCTGTAGCGATCGTCCTCATCGCCGGAGCTAACCTTCGAAGAAGGCGTACCGGATCTACTACCGAGTGCCCTTCCTCTAGACTCTCTTACTGCACCACTAGCAAAAGACAGGACCCTAAGTCCTTCTGATGCCATTTGTTCCGCAGCCTGTCGCACGACCTGCCGCCGACGCTCGTCCAATATAACCTCCTGGCCATCCTTGGTAAGGTAAGTATCACAACGCGCCAGCACCTGTTCCAAGGCGCCTTTGATGTAGGCCATGCTAGGTCCACCTATTGGAGCAGTTGAATCGCCAGGAACACCACTGCCAATAACTACGCCCATCCATTTGCGCTCAGAACTGAAGGGAGTTTCTGCAACCCGGGCACTTATGCGGTCCCGCACGTCGTCCTCCCCAAAagcatcaagcagatctAAGATGGCGACGTCAGTGGGCTGACCGACCCATCTGCTCTTCATCGACCCTGACGCGTCATCGTCGGTAGAAGACAGCACCGCAGCAGACGACGCGCTAGCAGGGGAGTTCGCATGTACGCGTGACAGCCGGGCATTGTTCGCGATGTTGCCAATCCGGAGAACGGTGCGAGCTGCTGGCCCCGGGGTTAGTGACGCAATGTCGTGGTGTACCTCAAAGGGCTCAGCGCAGTCGAAATGCCACATTTTTGTTACAGTCATGTGGTTGAGTGTGAGCGTTCCGGTCTTATCGCTGCAGACAACGTTCACCGAACCCAGAGTCTCAACACTCGGGAGTCGTCGCATAATTGCTCCTCGGGATGCCATGCGCAGTACACCAAGTGCGAGGGTAACAGTGACGATAATTGGAAGACCTTCCGGAATAGCGGCAACCGCGAGCGAGACGCCGATGGTGAACATGTCCAGGAGCTTTCGACCTTGGATCAAGCCTACAACGACAATCAAGGCAATAACTCCAAACGAGATATAACTTAGTTCTTGGCCTAGGCGATCCATAGACAGCTGCAACGGCGTGCGTGGGCTCTCAATTTCTTGAAGTGAGGCAGAGATGCTGCCAAACTCCGTTTTAGCACCGGTGCCTATGACGATTCCCTGGCCATATCCGGACCGAACCAGTGTCCCCATAAAAGCAATGTTGTGCTGCTCGTTCAAACGTAAATCTGCACCGACAGTGCCGCTCGCCGGTGCGTCGTAAAATGGCGACCGGGGCGGGGTCACAATCTTAGAGGTTGGAATGTTCTTCTGGTTGCAAATCGCGTCAGGGTACTTGACAACTGGTTCATTTTCGCCTGTTAGATTAGACTCGTCAAGAGTGAGGTCCGTGGCAGCGGTAATCCGTATGTCAGCTGGGATCCGGTCTCCAACTGTGAACAAAACCAGATCTCCCGGTACCAGTTCTGCGGCAGGCACTGTAGTGGATGCTTTGACGGCTGCGGAAACCGAACCCGAGCTCGGACTCTTGCTGCGCAACTCCCGCAACTCGAATTCATCATCTGGAATCGCCGTAGTAGGGTGCACTATCGGGGGAGAGTTCGAGGGCACGTCGCGTATCAAGTGTGCATGGTGCGGGACCAGGCGGTTGAGAGCCTCCAAGGACTTTTCTGACCGATATTCCTGAACAAACCCAACCGTAACCACAATCGTGACAGCGAGAGTAATGCTAACCGCATCGTCCAGGTTTCCCATAAAGAAGGATACCGCCGCAGacgcgagaaggaggagtatTAACGTTTCCTTGAACTGTTTGAGGAATCGAAGCCATAAAGGTTCCGGTTCTTCGTGAGGTAATTCATTCGGGCCATCTCGTATATATCGTATCTCCGCCTCTGCCGGAGTGAGGCCATGGGTGAGGGAGGTTTGCAGACGGTCTGCGGTTTCCTGAGGGCTTAACTGCGAGTATGTAGAGGTCGACACCTAAGTTATTATTGATTAGCGTCTAGCTAGTAGCCCCGAGTTATGACCAAGGAAGCTTACTGAGGGTGCAGCATTGGATCGCCCTCCTGCGGGCGCTGCCAATGGGGATATGGAGCCAGTAGCCTGCCCATTATGGAAAGGTAGCGCAGGCGTAGCGGACCTTGACATTTCTCATGCTCCAATAAAGAGACCTTAGACCGGGAGCTCAACTTTCAACCTTCCATCGAGGGTGCGTGAATGGTTCAGATGGTTTGCTTTGTGAAGACGCGCGTCCAATATAGTCACTCTGAGAAGACACCAAAACCCAGGGCAGGACGATTATGGAAAAGCCACGTTCTCCGAATGCGACTTCCAAGAAATTGTATACCAGTGAAGGCGTATGCTGAAGACCAGGTCGAACAAGCTGGGCAAATGGTGAATAGTTCGGGATACCAGGCCAATAATCAGCGAAAAGGGGAAATTGCCAGATCTAGAATTTCGTCTCAAACCACTCAGCAGTCGCACTATAGCGTCGGGGATGTTGACACTGGTCAGTCCAGCCTACATTGGACCCGGAAGAACTGTCCGTCCGAGCTGCGCCTATGAGGACTAGCGTATGCTTATATCATATGAGTGGTATTGCTTATCTAAGCAGCATAACTCTCCCAGCCACCCGTGACCGTCACCGTCAAGGCACCAAACGACGCGCCTGGGCAACCCACTTCAAACCTCCAACCTCCTCCATTCCCATCTACCCCTCTGGTCGCTTTCTTGCGCTGTGGGCTTTTTTTGGCGTCAATATCACCTGCAAACTCTTTTTGGTCGCAGATAGGTCTTGTTGACTTTCTTTGACTATATTTACCATCTTCTCGCCACTACCCCAGGCGCCGAGCGCCCCGAGCTTACCATCCCGTTTGTTTTTCGCTTTCGTCGCGTCGCCGACTTCTGGTTGCGAGGACGCTGCGAACCACCCCGCATTGTGCGGGTATCGTTGTATCCCTTGAAAATTAAACTGCGTTGGAGACATTGGGGTTTATTTTTGCAGTGAATATCTTTCGCCATGTTCTATTCGGAGACCTTGTTGTCCAAGACCGGGCCGCTGGCTCGCGTATGGCTATCCGCCAATCTCGAGCGCAAATTGTCGAAGTCGCATATCTTGCAGTCGGATATTGAAAGCAGTGTCAGTGCTATTGTAGACCAGGGGCAGGCTCCCATGGCCCTGCGATTGAGTGGTCAGCTGTTACTCGGTGTTGTTAGGATATACAGCAGGAAGGCGCGCTATTTGCTCGATGACTGCAACGAAGCTCTCATGAAAAT
This sequence is a window from Aspergillus nidulans FGSC A4 chromosome IV. Protein-coding genes within it:
- the pmr1 gene encoding Ca(2+)/Mn(2+)-transporting P-type ATPase PMR1 (transcript_id=CADANIAT00000557) — translated: MSRSATPALPFHNGQATGSISPLAAPAGGRSNAAPSVSTSTYSQLSPQETADRLQTSLTHGLTPAEAEIRYIRDGPNELPHEEPEPLWLRFLKQFKETLILLLLASAAVSFFMGNLDDAVSITLAVTIVVTVGFVQEYRSEKSLEALNRLVPHHAHLIRDVPSNSPPIVHPTTAIPDDEFELRELRSKSPSSGSVSAAVKASTTVPAAELVPGDLVLFTVGDRIPADIRITAATDLTLDESNLTGENEPVVKYPDAICNQKNIPTSKIVTPPRSPFYDAPASGTVGADLRLNEQHNIAFMGTLVRSGYGQGIVIGTGAKTEFGSISASLQEIESPRTPLQLSMDRLGQELSYISFGVIALIVVVGLIQGRKLLDMFTIGVSLAVAAIPEGLPIIVTVTLALGVLRMASRGAIMRRLPSVETLGSVNVVCSDKTGTLTLNHMTVTKMWHFDCAEPFEVHHDIASLTPGPAARTVLRIGNIANNARLSRVHANSPASASSAAVLSSTDDDASGSMKSRWVGQPTDVAILDLLDAFGEDDVRDRISARVAETPFSSERKWMGVVIGSGVPGDSTAPIGGPSMAYIKGALEQVLARCDTYLTKDGQEVILDERRRQVVRQAAEQMASEGLRVLSFASGAVRESRGRALGSRSGTPSSKVSSGDEDDRYSGLVFAGLVGMNDPPRKDVHKAIRRLMAGGVRVIMITGDAETTAVAIAKKLGMPIVETPGVRNVLCGQEIDRMGTSELSQALSSVSIFARTSPDHKMKIVRALQSRGDVVAMTGDGVNDAPALKKADIGIAMGKLGTDVAKEAADMILTDDDFSTILRAIEQGKGIFYNIQNFITFQLSTSVAALSLVLLSTMFGFKNPLNAMQILWINILMDGPPAQSLGVEPVDPSIMGRPPRPKSARVLTKPLIQRVLTSAFMIMMGTLAIYIYEMGDDDDVLTGKRSRVVTAHDTTMTFTCFVLFDMFNALTCRSEGKSVLRGEISLFGNKMFNYAVLGSLAGQACVIYLPFLQRVFQTEPLNAAHLFKLVCIASTVFWVDEGRKYYQSLQRRRAVGVGYSVNV